From one Nonomuraea polychroma genomic stretch:
- a CDS encoding acylphosphatase, producing the protein MRENSENVRLTAWVRGRVQGVGFRWWTRARALELGLTGWARNTEDGRVEVVAEGPRAGCVKLLELLRGCDTPGRVDGVVERWSESRGSLGGFVER; encoded by the coding sequence ATGCGGGAAAATTCGGAAAACGTCAGGCTGACGGCTTGGGTACGGGGGAGGGTTCAGGGTGTGGGGTTCCGGTGGTGGACCCGCGCCAGGGCCCTGGAGCTGGGTCTGACGGGATGGGCACGCAACACCGAGGACGGCCGGGTGGAGGTCGTCGCGGAGGGGCCCCGCGCCGGCTGCGTCAAGCTGCTGGAGCTGCTCAGAGGTTGCGACACGCCGGGCAGGGTCGATGGAGTAGTGGAACGCTGGAGCGAATCCCGAGGTAGTTTGGGCGGTTTTGTGGAGCGGTAG
- a CDS encoding LysR family transcriptional regulator: MDFRELECFVVLSEELHFARTAERLYLSPGRVSQLMRSLETRIGGRLFDRTSRRVRLTPLGERFLIDLRPSYDGLANALSSAKAAAREVTGVLRVGFLATPTDAVTGSVRAFEGRHPECEAELVEIPLSDPFSKLRAGQVDIAFTLLPVDEPDLATGAVLNRVSYRLGLSTRHPLAARARIDAEDLASVPLIGVEGPAPRWWRERVAPSVTPSGRPIPRAGTVATTQEGLTQVALDRGGMLFCTPTAAHHEGPDISFVPVTGLPPSILGLAWVKAAETAAVRAFDEAAAGHALGVEALVA; this comes from the coding sequence ATGGACTTCAGGGAGTTGGAGTGCTTCGTGGTGCTCAGCGAGGAGCTCCATTTCGCGCGTACGGCCGAACGCCTCTACCTGTCGCCGGGCCGGGTGAGCCAGCTCATGCGCTCGCTGGAGACCAGGATCGGCGGCAGGCTCTTCGACCGCACCAGCCGGCGCGTCCGCCTGACACCCCTCGGTGAACGTTTCCTGATCGATCTGAGGCCCTCCTACGACGGTTTGGCGAACGCCCTGAGCAGCGCCAAGGCGGCCGCCCGCGAGGTGACGGGCGTGCTGCGGGTCGGCTTCCTGGCCACGCCCACGGACGCCGTCACGGGCAGCGTACGGGCCTTCGAGGGCCGCCATCCGGAGTGCGAGGCGGAGCTGGTCGAGATCCCGCTCTCCGACCCTTTCAGCAAGTTGCGCGCCGGGCAGGTCGACATCGCGTTCACGCTGCTGCCGGTGGACGAGCCCGACCTGGCCACGGGCGCGGTGCTCAACCGGGTCTCCTACCGGCTCGGCCTCTCCACCCGCCACCCGCTGGCGGCCCGCGCGCGTATCGACGCCGAGGACCTGGCCTCCGTGCCGTTGATCGGTGTGGAGGGCCCGGCCCCCCGCTGGTGGCGCGAGCGGGTCGCACCCTCCGTGACCCCTTCCGGACGTCCGATTCCGCGTGCCGGCACGGTCGCCACCACCCAGGAGGGCCTCACCCAGGTGGCGCTGGACCGGGGCGGCATGCTCTTCTGCACGCCCACAGCGGCCCACCACGAGGGTCCCGACATAAGCTTCGTCCCCGTCACAGGACTGCCTCCGTCGATCTTGGGGCTGGCTTGGGTGAAGGCGGCGGAGACGGCCGCGGTCAGGGCGTTCGACGAGGCGGCGGCGGGGCACGCGCTCGGGGTGGAGGCTCTGGTGGCCTGA